A segment of the Catenuloplanes nepalensis genome:
TCAAGCGCAGCGCAGACGCTCTCCTACAGGCTCAGAAGTTCGCGCAGCAGCTAGTAACGCTGAAGGCCAAGGGCCTCAACGCCAACATGCTCAACGAGCTGGCCGAGGCTGGACCGGCTGCCGGAGCCGCAACGGCTAAAGCTCTCGCCGCCGCCAGCAAGACGGAGGTTGACCAGCTCAACAAGAACTACACCGAGCTAGCCAGGGTCTCTCAGGCCGCAGGCGGCACGGTGGGCGACGCCATGTACGGAGTTGGGCTCAAGGCGGCCCAGAGCATAGTGGACGGCCTCAAGGCAAAGCGTCAGCCAATCATCGACGAGATGACGAAGCTGGCTAAGCAACTGGCCAAGGCTATTGATAAGGCCATTGCGGGGGCTGACAAGCCACGTAAGGGCACGAAGGCCAAGCCGGCTATTGGGGCTAAGGCGTCCTATCAAACTACGGCGCAGGTCGCCTCAGGGGCCAAGCCGAACGTCACCAACATAGTCGTAAACGTGCCGGTCTCTGCTGACCCTGCCGAGGTCGGACGTCAGGTCACAAAGGCGATTTCTGCGTACGAGGTCTCAGTGGGCCGCAAGTACCTCGTCACGCCGGTGAGGTCCTAATGCCATACGCAGCGCCTACAAACGTCGTAATCACCATCGTGTCAGCCACCCGTGTCGACGTGGCGTTTACGATGTCCTCACCGGAGTGCTACTTCAGGATTACGGGCACAGGGGTCAACTACACCGCGTCCTTCTCTGGCTCTGTGGGTAGCGCTGTCAACACCTTCATATTCGTTAGTCCACAGGCATTCGTATCAGGTAACAACTACGCGGCGGAGCTAGAGCCGTGGTCCCCTGCGGAGCCTTCAGGTCACGCCAAGTGGACCGGCACAGTTCCATATGGAGTAGTGACGCCCCCTCCACCTGATCCTGAGCCGGAACCAACACCAGAGACTCCAAACAACTGGACCTATACCGCAATTCCACCGCTTGAGGCAGTGAAGTACGACCCTACCCGCTTAATATTTAACAAGCTGATAGGCGGGGCTCAATTAGGGTACTCCGCCCGCTTAGGAGAGATGGTTCTCGGTGGTGGCACCGAGCAAGGAACTGGCACAAGCACCCGTGTCCCCATCTCGTCGTTCGCGAAGAACGACGGATACTCCATCGGCGATAAGGGCGAACTGTCCATCGACCCCACTAGGGGAACGGCATCCTTTTCAGAGCGGCTTGAGGGTGCTATCACTCCGGTAATGCCGGATATGCGCACCGGCGACAAGTTCGAGGTGTACTACGACGGCGTCATGCAGATGCAGGGCGAATGCGTAGAGGCCAGGGCCTCGGTAGAGGTGGCGGACGCGCCGAAGTTCGGCAAGGAGTTCGTGCGCACGGTGACCTACACCCTCTCCTCTCTCGAAGTCATCATGCTCAACAGAGAGGTAGAACATGAGGCTCTGCCTGAGGAGCCGGCTCTAGAGCGTCTACAGCGGTTCTTCACTGTGGACACCTCACACGTGGCAACGACCCACATGTATCAAACCGCGGTACTGGCCCCGGCCAAGGACGCTGGCACGTCCACGTATCTCGACCTGGCCAGGGAGTTCACGGAAGTTACCAAGCTGCCGGTCAGGACTAACGCAACCACGGTGGACGAGTGGGATCACCTGGAGGTGCTTGACCGAACGATCTCATGGCCGGACCAGCCCTTCACAGTCGAAACGAACTTCGGTGAGAGCCACGAGTGGCTTACCTCCGTGGAGTTTGCAGAGAACGGCACCAGGGAGTTCAGCCCGATATCAGCAGCGGTCAAGGCAAACGATCTACGTCTTACCGGCGGTCAGAAGATGTACGAGGAGGGGGACCTATCACCTCTCGGTAACCTGACGCTGGGCGCCGGCAAGCTAGGCGGTAAGCGTCTCATCGTGGGCTTCTCGGCCCCCGGCGTGGTCGACGTTGTCGGCGTACCGGCAGTGGTCTCACGCGTGAACCACGTGTTCGGTAACTCGGTCTACAGCGCCTCAATAGAGTTCGCCCCGCCAATATTTCTTGGTGCGGAGATATCCCCACCTCTACCCGCGTGGGGCGAAGACGTACTTGTAACCGCAACCCAGCACGAGGCGTTCCCCGGCATGACCAGGCTGGCCAATGGCGACATGTTCTTGGTGTGGCGTAGAGGGTCCAGCCACGGAAACACCGGCTACGGACAGATCTACAGAACCACATCTTCGGATGGTCTTGCATGGTCGGCCCCGACTCTGGCAATCGCTAGGCCGTCCGGATCTCACGATCTCCGAGACCCCAGCATTACAAAGCTGTCCTCCGGCAGTCTCCTTGTTACGTACTTCCAGTGGGTCTCGGGTCAGACCAACACGGCATGGTCGGCCAAGTCCACCGACAACGGGGCCACCTGGTCCACGCCAGTCCAGATCGCAACTACTTCCCTATCATCACCTCCCGTCGAGCTGGGGGCAGGAACCGGCTCGACAGGCACGGCCACGCCTCTCGGGGCGTTCAAGCTAGGGGTCAATGGCCTCGGTGGGTCGGCCGGCACAGGGGACACGAGACGCATAGTTCAGGCAACCTACGGCGGCTCTGCTGTCGGGTGCTTCCTGTACTACAGCGATAGCGGTGGTACGTCCTGGACCAAGTTGTCCAACATCGTCAGCGGAACTCTTCCAGACGGTGGACAGCCACAAGAGCCATGGCTAGTTCTAGCCAGCGACGGAACTCTGATCTGCACTATCAGGTCCTCCGCCGCCACGGGCCGCAAGTCCTACAGGTGCACATCTACGGACAGCGGATCTACTTGGAGTGCTCCTGCTGAGCTGTCCTACGTCTCGGATTCCCGTATAAGCACCGTATTCGATAGCGCGGGCAAGCTTCACGCGCTCTATAGGGGAACTGACGACTACAAGAATCTTTACCACCGCACCAGTACAGACAAAGGGGTCACGTGGTCTACACCAGCCCTTGTCGCCTCTGTCGATTTCCGCAACACCTATGCAGCCGCTGTCGATGTTGGTAATGGTCAGGTTGGCCTCGTGTACGGACAAGAGGAGTCGTCTCTTAGCACGAGCAAGCTGTTCTACACGAGGAGATAAAGATGACTTGGAAAGAGTGGGCGGACAATCAGGTTCTATACGCTGCTGACCTCAACGAGATGCAGAAGCAGACGGTGTTCCTCGGTACATCGATTGCTAACCTGAACACCCAGCTCTCCGGCAAGCTTAGAGCTGGAATGATGGGCTACGTACCAGAGCTAGGACCTGTGTTCTACGACGGTTCTTACTGGTGTCCCTCACCCGGCAAGGCCATGGCGTCCCTGGTAGCCACGTCAGCACAGACCCTCGCTACGGGTACGTGGGCCGCCATCACCATGACCAACGCGAACTTGAATGAGCTGAGCGCGTGGTCATCCGGCACCAGGTACACCGCTCAAATACCCGGTTGGTATGAGGTACACGGCGGAGTGTCCTTCGCCCAGAATGCAACCGGCCGCCGCATGGTGCGTATCGACAAGAACGCCGGTTTGGTTCCCGGCGGCAGTTCGGCTCAAGTCGCCGTATCCGGCGGCACGATGAAGACAAACGTCAGCGTCTTCGTCAGCATGAATGTCGGTGACTATGTAGAGGTATACGCCTACCAGGACTCTGGTGGTTCTCTAGCCACCAACCCCGGCGCTGGCGCTGACTTCTATCCGAACATGTTCGTCAAGTACCTGGGCTCACTGTAAGCGTCCCCTGCTGTCAAACGAAGTCCGTAGTGCCACAAGCGAAGAGAGACAGAACATGGCCGCACCTCCACGACACAACATAGAAGTCCCAGCAGGCACCGACTATAGGTTCGCGTTCGCCGCTGGCACGGGCACCACCGTAGAGAACTTCCAAGCCGACGCTATCACCGGCTCGACGTTCACTATGTATCTACGAGACGGTTCCTATGTCCATGAAGAGACCGTGACTCTAGAAGTTGATCCAGCGTCACCTCTGCCAGTGCTTGTTCACATCACTTCGGAGCAGACGTCGAAGAGGCGGCACAACTATTCCAACTACTACCGGATCGACCGCACCTATCCCTCCGGCGACACCGTCGCCGTCCTTGAGGGCTCGCTGTACGTCCGCCCCGTGGGAGGTAGGTAGCCATGCCAGACGTACTCCTGCTCGATCCCCACGCGCGGCCTGCGGTCCTAATCGAGGTAGCGGACCAGACCCCCAGGCTCCTCCTAGGCGGAGTCCAGGGACCCCAAGGCGAACCCGGCATTGGCATCCCGGCCGGCGGTGCCGCAGGGCAAGTACTAGCGAAAGCATCAAGCGGTGACTACGACACCACGTGGACCATCGTCACCGGTGAAGGCGGCGTGGCCGTTGAGGGATCTCCCGGACCACAAGGCCAGACGGGTCCTCAGGGTGTTGCAGGACCCAGCGGCCCGAAGGGAGACAAGGGTGATACCGGAGCTACCGGACCTGTGGGAGCTACTGGCACGCCCGGTTCAACGGGTGCAGTGGGACCCACAGGAGCTACCGGACCGGCGGGCAGCACGGGACCAACAGGTCCTCAAGGCCCAGTTGGAGCGACGGGTCCGACAGGCGATACGGGCACAACGGGTGCCACCGGGGCTACTGGACCGGCTGGTAGCACAGGACCGGTGGGATCTCCTGGCCCTACTGGCGCAACAGGGGCACAGGGCCCAGTAGGCGCGACAGGACCGCAAGGAGCTACGGGCGAAGCAGGCGCTACCGGACCTCAAGGAGCAGTTGGTGCAACGGGAGCCACAGGAGGAGTCGGTCCAACTGGTAATACAGGTCCGGCAGGAGAGCAAGGGCCGCAGGGTCTTCCAGGACAAATCGGCGCTACTGGACCTGTGGGACCACCAGGCCTTACAGGTGCTACGGGCCCAACTGGCACGGCCGGCTCAATCGGAGCCACCGGGCCTCAAGGTGCTACCGGATCGACAGGACCCACAGGTCCGCAAGGCCTGAACGGTTCCTCGATCCTTGGCCCGAGCCCCGGAGTTCTCACGAGACCTTCCGGAGGTACTACTCCGTTCTGGTACGCCGGGTACCCGGCGTATATCAACAACAACGCCATAGCAGTTTCCGCGAACGTCATACATCTGTCCCCGTGGGTGGCTTACCGGTCCGGCACGATCATTGGCGTGTCAATTGCTATCGCAACAACTGGGACTGGAAGTGCGGTAGCTGGTTTGTATACTTCCTCCAACTCAACATCTACACCTACCACTCCGATATGGAACTCCTCTGGGGCTGCTGTCACGGGTTTCCGGTACATATGGGCACCGATCAGCATCTCCGTCACGCAGGGGCAGTTGTACTACTGGGCTTACTGGTCCAATGTTGCCCACACCCTCTACGGTCCGCCTTCGACGTCATATGTGTCCGGCATAGTGCCGCAGTTCGCCGTAACGCCGAATGTGAACTCATATCCAGGAAGGTGGGACTACACGGCCACCTACTTTGGTGTTCTGCCCACGCTTTCATTTCCCACCACCAGCACCATCACCCCGTGGGCGGTCAGTACGCAGCCACCAATAGGCATATGGCTTGAGTGGGGTAGTTAGTAGCACGCCCCTCCGGAAGGACAATAGGCGTCAGGACTAGTTTAGTTGGCTGCTTGCAGGTGCCCCGTGCAAGCCATCTCCCGTTTAATTATTGATGTACGGCAACACGGCGGAACAGAACAGGGAGATTGAAATGGCTACTCGCACCCGCAAGGCCGCGGCCACCGTCGAGACCGTCCAGGTTGGCGACCTAACCTTGGAGCCAGGCTCATACCGCAAGCAAACCACCCGCATCGGCAAGGCGTTCCTTACGGTCAGCACGGATGGAACTCTCACCTATACCAACCGTCGAGACGAGACCATCACGGTCGACGTCAAGCGGTTCATTTCCATCTGGAAGTCGGGCCTCACGACGAAGTTCGCCTAATCCCCAACACCAGCTAGGTCCCTCTGTGGAGGGGCCTTTTGCTGTATGCGTAGCGGATATCTGCTACTACCGCAGGCTTATGGTGCGCATGTTGCTACTGGTAAATAATTGACAGGTCATTTGACAAGACAATAGAGATGAGAAAGGGAATGCCAGGCTGGCGCAGTGAAAAGATCAGACGGCCTCGTGAAGATGTCCAACCATTCGTGGACCTACTCACGTCAGAGATGCCGCCAGATGTCGAGTATCACCTACTCGGATCGTGGAGACGCAAAGCGAAGGTCATCGGAGACCTGGACATCCTCGTAGTCACGGAAAACGGCGAGCTGAACGGCTCTCTGTTCGAGTCGGGTGTCAACCTGCCGCGTTCGGTGGACTGGCAGAGGTCCGGCCCGAAGGTCGCACAAGGCGATCTGTGGCTCGGAGACGACGCGATCCACGTGGACGTGTGGTCCTGCAAGCCTAACGAGCGAGGCGCGTACCTCTGTTTCGCAACCGGACCAGTCGAGCTGAATCTCTTGCAGAGACAGCGCGCGATCCGCATGGGGTACGCCCTCAGCCAGATCGGCTTACTGGACCGCGAGACCAAGTGGCAGCTTGACAACGGCACCGAGGAAGACATCTACCGCTGGATCGACATGGACTTCCTTACGCCTGAGCAGCGCGAGAAGTTCACGAAGCCCAAGCAAGCAACACCGAAGCCCTACCCACAGATGACAAGGAGACCCATCGTGAGTGAGACGACCACACCCGCAACCCGGCCGACAAGGAAGCCCGCCGCGAAGAAGGCGGCGGAGAAGCCAGCACCCCAGGTCACCGAAGCTCCGGCACCCGAGCCCGTCACCGACGCGTCCATCGAGATCGGCGGGGTCTCGGTGACCGTTCGGCAGGCCAAGGAAGCCCTGCTCGCCCTTACTGCGGCGAAGTCCATGTTCGTGAAGCAGCCCCTCGCGGCCAAGGGTCACCCGCTCGCGGCCTGCGACTACCACGCCGTCGCCGCGATCGGCTTCGAGGC
Coding sequences within it:
- a CDS encoding sialidase family protein translates to MSATRVDVAFTMSSPECYFRITGTGVNYTASFSGSVGSAVNTFIFVSPQAFVSGNNYAAELEPWSPAEPSGHAKWTGTVPYGVVTPPPPDPEPEPTPETPNNWTYTAIPPLEAVKYDPTRLIFNKLIGGAQLGYSARLGEMVLGGGTEQGTGTSTRVPISSFAKNDGYSIGDKGELSIDPTRGTASFSERLEGAITPVMPDMRTGDKFEVYYDGVMQMQGECVEARASVEVADAPKFGKEFVRTVTYTLSSLEVIMLNREVEHEALPEEPALERLQRFFTVDTSHVATTHMYQTAVLAPAKDAGTSTYLDLAREFTEVTKLPVRTNATTVDEWDHLEVLDRTISWPDQPFTVETNFGESHEWLTSVEFAENGTREFSPISAAVKANDLRLTGGQKMYEEGDLSPLGNLTLGAGKLGGKRLIVGFSAPGVVDVVGVPAVVSRVNHVFGNSVYSASIEFAPPIFLGAEISPPLPAWGEDVLVTATQHEAFPGMTRLANGDMFLVWRRGSSHGNTGYGQIYRTTSSDGLAWSAPTLAIARPSGSHDLRDPSITKLSSGSLLVTYFQWVSGQTNTAWSAKSTDNGATWSTPVQIATTSLSSPPVELGAGTGSTGTATPLGAFKLGVNGLGGSAGTGDTRRIVQATYGGSAVGCFLYYSDSGGTSWTKLSNIVSGTLPDGGQPQEPWLVLASDGTLICTIRSSAATGRKSYRCTSTDSGSTWSAPAELSYVSDSRISTVFDSAGKLHALYRGTDDYKNLYHRTSTDKGVTWSTPALVASVDFRNTYAAAVDVGNGQVGLVYGQEESSLSTSKLFYTRR